In bacterium, one genomic interval encodes:
- a CDS encoding sulfurtransferase TusA family protein has translation MSARPDWHCDSVFEGGERECGELLLELRGHFQALPGGARVLVVSASPGAPMELPTWCRLTGHRLLEAAHPHYLIEARGGAAQ, from the coding sequence GTGTCCGCGCGTCCGGATTGGCACTGCGACAGCGTCTTCGAGGGCGGCGAGCGCGAGTGCGGCGAGCTGCTGCTCGAGCTGCGCGGGCACTTCCAGGCCCTGCCCGGCGGGGCGCGCGTGCTCGTCGTGTCCGCCAGTCCCGGCGCGCCGATGGAGCTGCCCACCTGGTGTCGCCTGACCGGGCATCGCCTGCTCGAGGCGGCGCACCCCCACTACCTGATCGAAGCGCGCGGCGGCGCCGCGCAATAG